Proteins co-encoded in one Prescottella sp. R16 genomic window:
- a CDS encoding DUF6542 domain-containing protein has translation MSATQRARSGVPLDLRSALPTVPGIPAWGAVAVAAGLTFIGFLLDAFSGSELTATFSVLYFLGCVFAVLAVRYRGLFTAVVQPPLLLFVAVPIGQQLISDSAGTSLKDLALTVAYPLVNRFPLMLAATVVVALIAGARVFLASQSRGAPARSRARRATARSPRPDAPADVRSRPRRTAPAGDAHRDRGRRENRREPIRREPIRREASAYREPVSRDAVRPGGYRDTGYREPGHRDTGYREPGYRDTGYREPGYRDTGYREPATHDRDPVPARTAPPSAASARPAPRVRYRDRRDPPRGL, from the coding sequence GTGTCCGCAACCCAACGTGCTCGCTCCGGGGTGCCGCTCGACCTGAGATCGGCTCTCCCCACCGTTCCCGGTATCCCCGCATGGGGCGCCGTCGCCGTCGCCGCTGGGTTGACGTTCATCGGCTTCCTGCTCGACGCCTTCTCGGGTAGCGAACTGACCGCGACGTTCTCGGTGCTGTATTTCCTCGGCTGTGTGTTCGCGGTGCTCGCGGTCCGCTACCGGGGCCTGTTCACCGCGGTCGTACAGCCGCCGCTGCTGCTGTTCGTCGCGGTTCCGATCGGCCAGCAGTTGATCTCCGACAGTGCCGGTACGAGCCTGAAGGATCTCGCGCTCACCGTCGCGTATCCGCTCGTCAACCGTTTCCCCTTGATGCTGGCCGCGACCGTCGTGGTGGCGTTGATCGCGGGTGCCCGCGTGTTCCTCGCCTCGCAGAGCCGGGGTGCCCCGGCCCGGTCCCGGGCCCGCCGCGCCACCGCTCGCAGCCCGCGCCCGGATGCACCCGCCGATGTGCGGTCCCGCCCGCGGCGTACAGCGCCTGCCGGGGACGCGCACCGCGACCGGGGCCGTCGGGAGAACCGACGGGAACCGATCCGCCGGGAGCCGATCCGCCGCGAGGCGTCGGCCTACCGGGAGCCGGTGAGCCGCGACGCCGTCCGCCCGGGCGGGTACCGGGACACCGGATACCGGGAGCCCGGCCACCGGGACACCGGATATCGAGAGCCCGGGTATCGGGACACCGGATATCGAGAGCCCGGGTATCGGGACACCGGATACCGGGAGCCCGCCACCCACGACCGCGATCCCGTTCCCGCACGTACCGCCCCGCCGTCCGCGGCATCCGCTCGGCCGGCGCCGCGGGTCCGGTACCGGGACCGCCGGGACCCGCCGCGCGGCCTCTGA
- a CDS encoding exonuclease SbcCD subunit D encodes MRILHTSDWHIGRTFHGVDLLADQDRVLDAVAGLVAVHSVDVVVVPGDVYDRSIPSADAVAVCHRGFEAIRRAGAVIVATSGNHDSPVRLGAGAAFTAAGGLHLLTRVDALDAPVVLDDTHGPVAFYGIPYLEPEITRGVLGVPHARSHADILDAAMTRIRADLAARREQVPGLRSVLLAHAFVVGGEASESERSISVGGVETVPAAAFDGVDYVALGHLHSPQTVAEHVRYSGSPLPYSFGESSHRKAVWLVDVDASGLAGVERIDLPVVRGLSRLTGTLEDLLADESFAAAEEHYVSVVLTDALRPVDAMRSLQTRFPYAVHMEWQRPDGNPELRYRERVRGRSDIDVAHGFLADVRSDASTGETRLLEDALRIASAPEAASA; translated from the coding sequence ATGAGGATCCTGCACACCTCCGACTGGCACATCGGACGTACCTTCCACGGCGTCGACCTCCTGGCCGACCAGGACCGGGTCCTCGACGCCGTCGCGGGCCTGGTCGCGGTGCATTCCGTGGACGTCGTGGTGGTCCCCGGCGACGTGTACGACCGCTCGATTCCGAGTGCCGATGCGGTCGCGGTGTGCCACCGGGGGTTCGAGGCGATCCGCCGGGCCGGGGCCGTGATCGTCGCCACGTCGGGCAATCACGATTCTCCGGTACGTCTCGGCGCCGGCGCCGCGTTCACCGCCGCCGGCGGACTGCATCTCCTCACCCGGGTCGACGCACTCGATGCGCCCGTCGTCCTCGACGACACGCACGGCCCGGTCGCCTTCTACGGCATCCCGTACCTCGAACCGGAGATCACGCGGGGGGTGTTGGGCGTCCCGCACGCGCGGTCGCACGCCGACATCCTCGATGCCGCGATGACCCGGATCCGGGCCGATCTGGCGGCGCGCCGCGAGCAGGTACCGGGCCTGCGTTCGGTGCTGCTCGCGCACGCGTTCGTCGTCGGTGGCGAGGCCTCCGAATCGGAGCGGTCCATCTCGGTCGGCGGTGTCGAGACGGTGCCGGCAGCCGCGTTCGACGGTGTCGACTACGTGGCGCTCGGGCACCTGCACTCGCCGCAGACCGTCGCCGAGCACGTGCGGTACAGCGGGTCGCCGTTGCCGTACTCGTTCGGGGAGAGTTCACATCGCAAGGCGGTGTGGCTCGTCGACGTCGACGCGTCGGGGCTCGCGGGTGTCGAGCGGATCGACCTGCCGGTGGTGCGGGGGCTGAGCCGGCTCACCGGCACCCTCGAGGACCTCCTGGCCGACGAGTCGTTTGCGGCGGCGGAGGAGCACTACGTGTCGGTGGTCCTCACCGACGCGTTGCGCCCCGTCGACGCGATGCGGTCGCTGCAGACCCGGTTCCCGTACGCGGTACACATGGAATGGCAGCGGCCCGACGGCAACCCGGAACTCCGGTACCGCGAACGGGTGCGGGGACGATCGGATATCGACGTGGCGCACGGATTCCTGGCCGACGTCCGCAGCGACGCGAGCACGGGGGAGACCCGACTGCTCGAGGACGCGCTGCGCATCGCGTCGGCCCCCGAGGCGGCGTCGGCATGA